One Micavibrio aeruginosavorus ARL-13 genomic window carries:
- a CDS encoding NADP-dependent isocitrate dehydrogenase codes for MVSTSKTNLVPITVARGDGIGPEIMDATLKILDAAGAALAIEEIAIGEAVYKSGIKSGIEDSAWDSLRRTKVFLKSPITTPQGGGFKSLNVTVRKSLGLFANVRPCVSYAPYVETNHPTMDLVIVRENEEDLYGGIEYRHTQDVVESVKIISRPGSERIIRYAFEYARANGRKKVTCMSKDNIMKMADGLFHRTFDEIGAEYPDIEQNHMIIDIGSAKVAVQPHMFDVIVTENLYGDIISDIAAEVTGSVGLGGSSNVGTECAMFEAIHGSAPDIAGKGIANPSGLLLGAVMMLVHIGQKDIATRVHNAWLKTIEDGIHTGDIYRLGKSVEKVGTDGFSKAVIERIGATPDKLRAVDYGAPVIGAAGGMVLPPLKPRVTQDKKLVGVDVFVNIDQCDPNGLADRILALGVNDNGLAMESIANRGTKVWPDGQPETFCSDHWRLRFMSTSGIKHDAIMALLSKFDAANIDFIKVENLYNFDGKPGFTAAQGE; via the coding sequence ATGGTAAGTACAAGTAAAACAAATCTGGTTCCCATCACTGTGGCACGGGGCGATGGTATCGGCCCGGAAATCATGGATGCGACGTTGAAAATTCTGGATGCGGCGGGCGCGGCGCTGGCGATTGAGGAAATCGCGATTGGCGAAGCGGTGTATAAAAGCGGCATCAAAAGCGGGATTGAAGATTCCGCATGGGATTCCCTGCGCCGGACCAAGGTGTTCCTGAAATCCCCGATCACAACGCCACAGGGCGGTGGGTTTAAAAGCCTGAACGTCACGGTACGGAAATCGCTGGGGTTGTTCGCCAACGTGCGCCCGTGCGTGTCCTATGCGCCGTATGTTGAAACCAACCATCCGACGATGGATCTGGTCATCGTGCGCGAAAACGAAGAAGATTTGTATGGCGGCATTGAATATCGCCATACACAGGACGTGGTTGAATCGGTCAAGATCATCAGCCGTCCGGGGTCCGAACGGATTATTCGCTACGCCTTCGAATATGCGCGTGCGAATGGCCGGAAGAAGGTCACCTGTATGTCCAAGGACAATATCATGAAGATGGCGGATGGTTTGTTCCACCGCACCTTCGATGAAATTGGCGCGGAATATCCGGATATTGAACAAAACCACATGATCATTGATATCGGGTCCGCCAAGGTGGCGGTTCAACCGCATATGTTCGACGTGATCGTGACCGAAAACCTGTACGGCGATATTATTTCCGACATTGCCGCCGAGGTCACGGGTTCGGTCGGTCTGGGTGGATCATCCAACGTCGGCACGGAATGCGCGATGTTCGAAGCCATTCACGGGTCCGCACCGGATATCGCGGGCAAGGGCATTGCCAACCCGTCTGGGTTGCTGCTGGGCGCGGTGATGATGCTGGTTCATATTGGCCAGAAGGATATTGCCACGCGGGTTCATAACGCCTGGTTGAAAACCATCGAAGATGGCATTCACACCGGCGATATTTACCGTTTGGGTAAATCGGTGGAGAAGGTCGGGACCGACGGGTTCTCCAAGGCTGTCATTGAGCGTATCGGTGCAACACCTGACAAATTACGCGCCGTTGATTACGGTGCGCCGGTGATTGGGGCCGCCGGGGGCATGGTTCTGCCGCCGTTGAAACCGCGCGTGACGCAGGACAAAAAACTGGTCGGCGTGGATGTGTTCGTGAACATTGACCAATGTGACCCGAACGGTCTGGCCGATCGTATTTTGGCCTTGGGCGTGAATGATAATGGCCTGGCCATGGAATCCATCGCCAACCGCGGGACCAAAGTCTGGCCCGACGGTCAGCCGGAAACATTCTGTTCCGACCATTGGCGTTTGCGGTTTATGAGCACCAGCGGCATCAAGCATGATGCCATTATGGCACTGCTGTCGAAATTCGATGCCGCCAACATTGATTTTATCAAGGTTGAAAACCTGTATAATTTTGATGGGAAACCGGGCTTTACCGCCGCGCAGGGTGAGTAA
- the nhaA gene encoding Na+/H+ antiporter NhaA: MASHHSNHGPHDPDTENGKSIVVMMRDFFRLEAAGGIVLICASILALIIANSPLSGLYDHILNNVKFTIGFSAAEGFDLALQKSVLLWINDGLMAIFFFLIGLEIKREFLEGELSSRDRALLPALAAIGGMAVPAAVFWFLNKDSPENLAGWAIPSATDIAFALCILTLVGNRIPISLKILLTAVAVIDDLGAIIIIAIFYSHGFNPEPLYFAAVALAGLFVLNRRNVLRIAPYILLTFVLWIAVLQSGIHATLAGVIAAMFIPLHGKKHPGKSPAKMLEHNLHPWVAFLVLPLFGFANAGVPFAGMGVDALVDPVTLGIALGLLLGKQIGIFGMIFLAIKTGLSPKPHNANWTQLYGVSVICGIGFTMSLFIGGLAYHDVHMQAVVRLGVLMGSIAAAALGYCILRYGPTNMRPDWRGKTADASLHQRMTQQVDFLFGKRKGQSKW; the protein is encoded by the coding sequence ATGGCATCACACCATTCCAATCACGGACCCCACGACCCCGATACTGAAAATGGCAAATCCATCGTCGTGATGATGCGGGATTTTTTCCGGCTGGAAGCGGCGGGCGGTATTGTATTGATTTGTGCGTCTATACTGGCGTTGATCATCGCGAACTCTCCGCTGAGTGGTCTGTATGATCACATATTAAATAATGTGAAATTCACTATCGGGTTTTCGGCGGCCGAGGGGTTTGACCTCGCGTTGCAGAAATCCGTGTTGTTGTGGATCAACGATGGGTTGATGGCGATTTTCTTCTTCCTGATCGGATTGGAGATTAAGCGCGAATTTCTGGAGGGTGAGTTGTCCAGCCGTGATCGGGCCTTGCTGCCGGCGCTGGCGGCGATCGGCGGTATGGCTGTTCCGGCGGCGGTTTTCTGGTTTTTGAACAAGGATTCGCCCGAAAATCTGGCCGGATGGGCCATTCCGTCCGCGACGGATATTGCCTTTGCGCTGTGCATTCTGACCCTGGTGGGAAATCGCATTCCGATCTCGCTGAAAATCCTCCTGACGGCTGTGGCGGTGATTGACGATCTGGGGGCGATCATCATTATCGCTATTTTCTACTCGCATGGTTTCAATCCTGAACCGCTTTATTTTGCGGCTGTGGCTTTGGCTGGATTGTTTGTCTTGAACCGTCGCAATGTGCTGCGTATCGCACCTTATATCCTTCTCACCTTCGTTTTGTGGATTGCGGTTTTGCAATCGGGCATCCATGCGACGTTGGCCGGTGTTATTGCGGCCATGTTTATTCCCCTGCATGGCAAGAAACATCCCGGAAAATCCCCGGCCAAGATGCTGGAACATAATTTGCACCCGTGGGTCGCATTTCTGGTCCTGCCGCTGTTTGGCTTTGCCAATGCGGGCGTGCCATTTGCCGGCATGGGGGTCGATGCCCTTGTTGATCCGGTCACGCTGGGGATTGCGCTGGGCCTGTTGCTGGGCAAGCAGATCGGCATTTTCGGCATGATTTTCCTGGCCATCAAAACCGGGCTGTCCCCCAAACCGCATAACGCCAACTGGACCCAGCTTTATGGTGTGTCCGTTATTTGCGGGATTGGTTTCACCATGTCGTTGTTTATCGGCGGTCTGGCCTATCACGATGTGCATATGCAGGCGGTGGTCCGTCTTGGCGTTTTGATGGGGTCGATCGCGGCGGCGGCGTTGGGGTATTGCATCCTGCGTTATGGCCCGACCAACATGCGACCCGATTGGCGTGGTAAGACGGCGGACGCGTCCCTGCATCAACGTATGACGCAACAGGTTGATTTTCTCTTTGGCAAACGAAAGGGCCAATCCAAATGGTAA
- the deoA gene encoding thymidine phosphorylase, with protein sequence MLTQEIIIARRQAQPLGEAEIGQFVRGIVDGSVGEGQIAAFCMATCLNPMDVTERVALTRAMATSGITLDWSDQSLDGPVLDKHSTGGVGDKVSLMLAPIVAACGGFVPMLSGRGLGHTGGTLDKMDSIPGYVSQPPLDKIRKVVKEQGCAIIGATKDLAPADRTMYAVRDVTGTVESLDLITASILSKKMAAGLDGLVMDVKFGSGAFMQDYGDARALAESIVGVANGGGLPCTALMTDMDQVLGRTAGNAIEVREAIEFLRNENIDQRLYDVTIELSAELLLLGKLADTIEDARAKCVENLKNGRAAHFFERMVAALGGPSDIIDRFDKHMKLAPIEHAVYPDQGGVVQSINVRQIGYAVIELDGGRRLVTDKIDHGTGMAAMAAIGERVGRDAAPLCVIVGRDEVKIKRAEEIIKRAYTIAPPGEALSSDPIIRERITR encoded by the coding sequence ATGCTGACCCAGGAAATCATTATTGCCCGTCGTCAGGCCCAACCGCTGGGCGAGGCCGAAATTGGTCAATTTGTCCGTGGTATTGTCGATGGATCGGTGGGCGAAGGGCAAATTGCGGCCTTCTGCATGGCCACCTGCCTGAACCCGATGGATGTGACTGAACGTGTGGCCCTGACCCGCGCCATGGCCACATCGGGCATTACGCTGGACTGGTCCGACCAATCATTGGATGGCCCGGTACTGGATAAACACTCCACGGGCGGCGTTGGCGACAAAGTCTCGCTGATGCTGGCTCCCATCGTCGCGGCCTGTGGCGGGTTTGTGCCAATGCTGTCGGGCCGTGGACTGGGCCATACGGGCGGCACGCTGGACAAGATGGATTCCATACCCGGCTATGTCAGCCAGCCGCCGCTGGATAAAATCCGCAAAGTGGTCAAGGAACAAGGCTGCGCCATCATTGGCGCAACCAAGGACCTGGCCCCCGCCGACCGCACCATGTACGCCGTACGCGATGTGACCGGCACGGTGGAAAGCCTCGATTTGATTACCGCATCCATCCTGTCGAAAAAAATGGCGGCGGGCCTGGATGGACTGGTGATGGATGTGAAATTCGGGTCCGGCGCATTTATGCAGGATTATGGTGATGCCCGCGCATTGGCGGAATCCATCGTCGGCGTGGCCAATGGTGGCGGCCTGCCCTGCACCGCGTTAATGACCGATATGGATCAGGTTCTGGGCCGCACCGCCGGCAACGCGATTGAAGTGCGCGAGGCGATTGAATTCCTGCGCAATGAAAATATTGATCAACGTTTGTACGATGTCACCATCGAACTGTCTGCGGAACTTCTGCTGTTGGGTAAACTGGCGGATACGATCGAAGACGCCCGCGCGAAATGTGTTGAAAATTTAAAGAATGGCCGCGCCGCGCATTTCTTTGAACGTATGGTCGCCGCCCTGGGCGGGCCGTCCGATATTATCGACCGGTTCGACAAACACATGAAACTGGCCCCAATTGAACATGCTGTCTATCCCGATCAGGGCGGCGTGGTGCAATCCATCAATGTCCGCCAGATTGGCTATGCCGTCATTGAACTGGATGGTGGCCGCCGTCTGGTCACCGACAAAATCGACCACGGCACCGGCATGGCCGCCATGGCCGCGATTGGTGAACGCGTGGGCCGCGACGCCGCCCCGCTCTGCGTCATCGTCGGTCGGGACGAAGTCAAGATCAAACGCGCCGAAGAGATTATCAAACGCGCCTACACCATCGCGCCCCCGGGTGAAGCCCTTTCATCCGATCCGATTATTCGCGAACGGATTACACGCTGA
- a CDS encoding DMT family transporter, protein MNTTHHHFRTNLSAIGAGILGWAFFSLVDTTAKWLSQDYAAAQIVFVSSAIGAVICGLWIVAKQGWRGFAPAEWKLYTARGVLMAINAYCIILALQHIALADFYGVVFLSPLIVTLLAMLILKERVGIHRIAAIIAGFIGVIVLAGPQFADNNIGLIMAFIATCLTSMGAIIVRKIGPGARAIHHAFFPFIAGTIIYAPMVIWGEPMRMPATALDITLFLALAPLSFLGFLFYASAFSRVSETAIVAPFHYTQMIWGVLLGYILFDQLPTTPTIAGSVIIACAGLYVIWREHIHYKQQLT, encoded by the coding sequence ATGAACACCACACATCACCATTTCCGCACCAACCTGTCCGCAATTGGTGCGGGAATTCTGGGCTGGGCGTTCTTTTCACTGGTTGATACCACGGCCAAATGGCTGTCACAGGATTATGCGGCGGCGCAAATCGTGTTTGTATCCTCCGCCATCGGCGCGGTGATCTGCGGCCTTTGGATTGTGGCAAAACAGGGCTGGCGCGGTTTTGCACCCGCTGAATGGAAGCTCTATACCGCGCGCGGCGTTTTAATGGCCATCAATGCGTACTGCATTATTCTGGCGTTGCAACATATTGCGCTGGCGGATTTTTACGGGGTTGTATTTCTCTCTCCGTTAATCGTCACGCTTTTGGCCATGCTGATTTTAAAGGAAAGGGTTGGCATCCACCGCATCGCGGCGATTATTGCCGGATTTATCGGCGTTATCGTTCTGGCCGGGCCGCAATTTGCGGATAACAATATCGGGTTGATTATGGCGTTCATCGCCACCTGCCTGACCAGCATGGGCGCCATTATCGTGCGCAAGATCGGCCCCGGGGCCCGCGCCATTCACCATGCGTTCTTTCCGTTTATCGCCGGCACCATTATTTACGCGCCCATGGTGATCTGGGGCGAACCGATGCGGATGCCGGCCACAGCGCTGGACATCACCTTGTTCCTTGCGCTGGCGCCGCTGTCATTCCTGGGGTTTTTGTTTTACGCGTCCGCGTTTTCCCGCGTGTCCGAAACCGCAATTGTGGCCCCGTTCCATTATACGCAAATGATTTGGGGTGTTCTTTTGGGCTATATCCTGTTCGACCAACTGCCAACCACCCCAACCATCGCCGGATCGGTGATCATCGCATGCGCAGGGTTATATGTGATATGGCGCGAACATATCCATTATAAACAACAGCTTACGTGA
- a CDS encoding 3TM-type holin gives MVSPVLLQMGLPVLASIVSEALGTIKHPAAQVASKSLGQVSDALSMGQITPEQMAEANRHAEKMAEVAAQENVAAYQQVNESLRAEVASSDPYVRRMRPTFGYLMALTWAAQMLALAYVIVFETAQADIVLQSMESLGTIWMVGLSVLGIYVYKRSEEKRITPSQGVKPSIKNSVAPAPSVQTRQNYKVNE, from the coding sequence ATGGTTTCACCCGTTCTTTTACAAATGGGCCTGCCCGTTCTGGCCAGCATCGTGTCCGAGGCGTTGGGCACGATCAAACATCCGGCGGCGCAGGTGGCGTCAAAATCACTGGGTCAGGTGAGCGATGCACTCAGCATGGGCCAGATCACACCCGAGCAGATGGCCGAAGCCAACCGCCATGCCGAGAAAATGGCCGAGGTTGCGGCCCAGGAAAACGTGGCCGCGTATCAGCAGGTGAATGAATCCCTGCGCGCCGAAGTGGCATCCAGCGATCCGTATGTGCGGCGCATGAGGCCCACATTTGGATATTTGATGGCGCTGACCTGGGCGGCGCAAATGTTGGCGCTGGCCTATGTCATCGTGTTTGAAACGGCACAGGCGGATATTGTCCTGCAATCCATGGAGTCGCTGGGCACCATCTGGATGGTGGGATTATCGGTTCTGGGGATATATGTTTACAAACGCAGCGAGGAAAAGAGAATAACGCCATCACAGGGCGTTAAGCCGAGTATTAAAAATTCTGTCGCGCCTGCACCTTCTGTACAGACGCGACAGAATTACAAGGTCAATGAATAA
- a CDS encoding cell wall hydrolase — translation MVRFLKPQDSKTPKTTKTILGSIDEDAAVDILARTVWGEARGEGSAGMQAVAAVIVNRVKVADAHGGKFWWGNSIIGVCQKPYQFSCWNDNDPNRAKLMGVSEADIHFATAVRIARRAVAGVLDDPTFGATHYHAAGITPPWTRGEKPLTVIGRHIFYRVN, via the coding sequence ATGGTCCGTTTTTTAAAGCCACAGGACAGTAAAACGCCAAAAACAACAAAAACCATTCTGGGCAGCATTGATGAGGATGCGGCGGTGGACATTCTGGCGCGCACAGTGTGGGGCGAAGCACGCGGCGAAGGCAGTGCAGGGATGCAGGCCGTGGCTGCCGTGATTGTCAACCGTGTGAAAGTGGCAGACGCGCATGGCGGAAAATTCTGGTGGGGCAACAGCATTATTGGCGTGTGTCAAAAACCGTATCAATTCAGTTGCTGGAACGACAATGACCCCAACCGGGCCAAATTGATGGGGGTAAGTGAAGCCGACATCCATTTCGCCACGGCCGTGCGTATTGCGCGACGGGCGGTGGCGGGGGTTCTGGATGATCCAACGTTTGGGGCCACCCATTACCATGCGGCGGGCATCACGCCGCCATGGACACGGGGCGAAAAACCACTGACGGTCATTGGCCGTCATATTTTTTACCGTGTGAATTAA
- the terL gene encoding phage terminase large subunit has product MIQKTNPMAFRLFVVLWNQRQGLATPSVHLFMATWLESAWRAGDNRLLLMAFRSCGKSTLVGLFAAWLLYTNPDLRILVVAAETSLARRMVRNVRRIIERHPLTQNLKPKNADQWGADRFTVNRAMELRDPSMVAAGITANATGSRADVIICDDVEVPNTCDTADKRRDLRDRLAEMDFILTPGGTMLYVGTPHSWFTIYADKARSEIGEVRPFLDGFRRLKIPVLDRDGNSAWPERYSVQDIARMRASTGENRFRSQMMLEPVNIAEGRLDPARLVRYGDDAVFSPELRQLHIGAARMVSCAAYWDPAFGRSGGDRSVLAIVFTDTDGNLYLHHVLYMNCDGATEDEATAQSRAVVDAVKRFHVPAVTIEINGIGRFLPAILRRELAKGRVPCAVVEHSSSRPKNIRILESFETVMAARLLRVHGDVWKTPFLTEMQDWTPTRDNGADDGLDAVAGALSLQPVRLQRLVPVSGGPTWRRGGTTHEARTEFEV; this is encoded by the coding sequence ATGATCCAGAAAACCAACCCCATGGCCTTTCGTCTGTTCGTCGTTTTGTGGAACCAGCGTCAGGGGCTGGCCACGCCATCGGTGCATTTGTTTATGGCCACATGGCTGGAATCGGCGTGGCGCGCGGGCGATAATCGATTGTTATTAATGGCTTTTCGGTCGTGCGGCAAAAGCACTTTGGTGGGGTTGTTTGCGGCGTGGTTGCTGTATACCAATCCGGATTTGCGCATTCTGGTCGTGGCGGCGGAAACGTCGCTGGCACGGCGCATGGTGCGCAATGTGCGCCGGATTATTGAACGCCACCCGTTGACGCAAAATTTGAAACCAAAAAATGCGGACCAATGGGGTGCGGACCGGTTCACGGTCAACCGCGCGATGGAATTGCGGGACCCATCCATGGTGGCCGCGGGGATTACCGCGAACGCCACTGGCAGCCGGGCCGATGTGATTATTTGTGACGATGTCGAGGTGCCGAATACGTGTGATACGGCGGACAAGCGGCGTGATTTACGCGACCGTCTGGCAGAGATGGATTTTATCCTGACACCCGGCGGCACGATGTTGTATGTCGGCACGCCGCATAGCTGGTTCACGATTTACGCGGATAAGGCACGGAGCGAAATTGGCGAAGTACGTCCATTTCTGGATGGTTTTCGCCGTTTAAAAATCCCCGTTCTGGACCGTGATGGGAACAGCGCGTGGCCGGAACGCTACAGCGTGCAGGATATTGCCCGCATGCGTGCCAGCACGGGCGAAAACCGATTCCGCAGTCAGATGATGCTGGAACCTGTCAATATCGCCGAGGGGCGGTTGGACCCGGCGCGGTTGGTTCGGTATGGGGATGATGCGGTTTTTTCACCGGAATTGCGCCAATTGCATATCGGTGCGGCCCGCATGGTGTCGTGTGCGGCCTATTGGGACCCAGCGTTCGGGCGCAGTGGCGGGGACCGATCCGTTCTGGCCATCGTGTTTACGGATACGGATGGAAATTTATACCTGCACCATGTCCTGTATATGAATTGCGACGGTGCAACGGAAGATGAAGCCACCGCACAATCCCGCGCCGTAGTGGATGCCGTGAAACGGTTTCATGTTCCGGCGGTGACGATTGAAATTAACGGCATTGGTCGTTTCCTGCCCGCCATTTTGCGACGAGAATTGGCCAAGGGCCGTGTGCCATGCGCGGTGGTGGAGCATTCCAGTTCCCGGCCCAAGAATATCCGTATTCTGGAATCGTTTGAAACCGTCATGGCGGCGCGGTTGTTGCGCGTGCATGGCGATGTGTGGAAAACGCCGTTCCTGACCGAAATGCAGGATTGGACGCCGACACGCGATAATGGCGCGGATGACGGTCTGGATGCCGTGGCGGGGGCGTTGTCACTGCAACCCGTGCGGTTGCAACGGCTGGTTCCCGTATCGGGTGGTCCAACATGGCGTAGGGGCGGAACAACACACGAAGCCCGCACAGAATTTGAGGTGTAA
- a CDS encoding glycosyl hydrolase family 28-related protein, with the protein MPSDHIKIPAIEPIVRSIADGVQDTFTYNFPLFASEDMVVSLNGAAQAYGFTVNGAGNTDGGTVVFDTAPASGVIVTLERRLPLERLTDFIEGGDFSARAINTELDMLMAGLQQVDRMQGQMLRYGDHETPGDIILPSRAQRANRALGFNEDGDPIAVSLEGSMAAPDFTATGTGAETRSSADKLGDLVSVKDFGAVGDGLADDTLAFQNALAAHDYVFVPSGTYLISNTVQVKNRKSLIGAGQKSVIQAINNSFVAVECPAGYTNIQHLRIEGGSVGLRLIGVDGPCVQNAVADVTIWLSTIGLQLDGGSDTNKPCYWNNFTRVLVAQPGTHGIHLTLSGGGDTPNANRFQSCRVYSLGADMTGAGIYVEHGSFNNSFVDCEANVKGTAAACVRMGAGSNKTLLVNLFTESNNGVPNVQIDAGSEETAIINLSAQSDGAAIYDLSGGNYDAVNAGWPDKNRLRKTSVTDLKATLLRHDTEFIDTPGTTQLDLSHSVHLVNATSGAIRVDLPNAGDAPGVVMVVKKLDDTSNIVTIGEDDGNGPDGTTLQLGGRYDYAEMISNGAAWSIISSNRMAGNTRYYDGSGTYDIDMAVDVYLLSSYGGVLTARLPPANAAKAVGRSVTIKKVDSSANAVMVSEQGGSGPDQYTQPLSGQYDAITVTSNGSQWYIVSKFT; encoded by the coding sequence ATGCCCTCCGACCATATTAAAATTCCAGCCATTGAACCGATTGTCCGCAGCATCGCCGACGGGGTGCAGGATACATTCACCTATAATTTCCCCCTGTTCGCATCCGAAGACATGGTGGTATCGCTGAATGGGGCGGCACAGGCCTATGGCTTTACTGTCAACGGAGCGGGAAATACGGATGGTGGCACCGTGGTCTTTGATACGGCCCCGGCCAGCGGCGTGATCGTGACGCTAGAACGCCGTTTGCCGCTGGAACGTCTGACCGATTTTATTGAAGGGGGCGATTTTTCCGCCCGCGCCATCAACACGGAATTGGATATGCTGATGGCGGGTCTGCAGCAGGTGGACCGGATGCAGGGGCAGATGTTGCGCTATGGCGACCACGAAACGCCGGGCGACATCATCTTGCCTTCCCGCGCGCAACGGGCCAATCGGGCCTTGGGTTTTAACGAAGATGGTGACCCGATTGCCGTGTCGTTGGAAGGATCCATGGCCGCACCGGATTTTACCGCCACCGGCACGGGCGCAGAAACGCGCAGCAGTGCGGATAAGCTTGGTGATCTGGTATCGGTGAAGGATTTCGGGGCGGTGGGGGATGGGCTGGCGGATGACACGCTGGCTTTTCAAAACGCACTGGCTGCACATGATTATGTGTTTGTGCCATCCGGTACCTATTTGATCAGCAACACCGTGCAGGTGAAAAACCGTAAAAGCTTGATCGGGGCGGGGCAGAAATCGGTGATTCAAGCGATCAATAATAGTTTCGTCGCCGTGGAATGTCCGGCCGGGTACACGAATATTCAACATCTGCGGATTGAGGGTGGCAGTGTGGGGCTGCGCCTGATCGGGGTGGATGGGCCGTGTGTGCAAAACGCGGTGGCCGATGTCACCATCTGGCTGTCCACTATCGGTTTGCAACTGGATGGGGGCAGCGATACCAACAAGCCGTGTTACTGGAACAATTTCACCCGCGTTCTGGTGGCGCAGCCGGGCACGCATGGTATTCATCTGACCTTGTCGGGCGGGGGGGATACGCCGAATGCCAACCGGTTCCAATCCTGCCGCGTCTATTCGCTGGGCGCGGATATGACCGGGGCCGGGATTTATGTAGAACATGGGTCATTTAACAACAGTTTCGTTGATTGCGAAGCCAATGTGAAAGGCACGGCGGCGGCGTGTGTACGCATGGGGGCGGGCAGCAACAAAACATTGCTAGTCAATCTGTTCACGGAATCGAATAATGGTGTGCCAAACGTGCAGATTGATGCGGGATCGGAAGAAACGGCCATCATCAATTTATCGGCGCAGAGCGACGGGGCGGCGATTTATGATCTGTCCGGCGGGAATTACGACGCGGTCAATGCCGGGTGGCCGGATAAAAACCGCCTGCGTAAAACCAGTGTGACGGATTTGAAGGCCACATTGCTGCGCCATGATACGGAATTTATTGATACGCCGGGTACGACGCAGCTGGATTTGTCGCACTCCGTCCATCTGGTCAATGCCACGAGCGGGGCCATTCGCGTGGATTTGCCGAATGCCGGTGATGCGCCGGGGGTGGTGATGGTGGTCAAAAAACTGGATGACACATCCAACATCGTTACCATTGGTGAAGATGATGGCAATGGACCCGACGGGACGACACTGCAATTGGGCGGGCGGTATGATTATGCGGAAATGATTTCCAACGGCGCGGCCTGGTCGATCATTTCATCAAACCGCATGGCGGGAAACACCCGGTATTATGATGGGTCGGGGACGTATGACATTGATATGGCGGTGGATGTGTATCTGTTGTCCAGCTATGGCGGGGTGCTGACGGCCCGTTTGCCACCCGCCAATGCGGCCAAGGCCGTGGGGCGAAGCGTAACCATTAAAAAAGTCGATAGTTCCGCCAATGCCGTGATGGTGAGCGAACAGGGCGGATCAGGGCCGGACCAATACACGCAACCTTTATCCGGACAATATGACGCGATCACGGTCACATCGAACGGGTCGCAATGGTATATCGTGTCAAAATTCACCTAA
- a CDS encoding septal ring lytic transglycosylase RlpA family protein — protein MIYRLLETVKTICTHKRFAIVLPICFLMLGMLAAGDVLAQKSENTAGFCRPEIQVGTAQNGVASWYGPGFHGRKTSSGEIYNMNELTAAHRTLPMDTMVKVTNKDNGETVIVRINDRGPYIGKRVIDLSLAAAKALDMDHQGLGDVAITVMCENKGPVVPGQKPATNA, from the coding sequence ATGATTTATCGACTGTTAGAAACTGTGAAAACAATCTGCACACATAAACGTTTTGCAATCGTTTTGCCGATTTGTTTTCTGATGCTGGGTATGCTGGCCGCCGGTGATGTTCTGGCCCAGAAATCCGAAAACACTGCTGGCTTCTGCCGTCCTGAAATTCAGGTTGGTACTGCACAGAATGGTGTAGCATCCTGGTATGGTCCTGGGTTCCATGGCCGTAAGACGTCCAGTGGCGAAATTTACAACATGAACGAGTTGACCGCCGCCCATCGCACCTTGCCGATGGATACAATGGTGAAAGTGACCAACAAGGATAATGGTGAAACCGTTATCGTTCGCATCAATGACCGTGGCCCGTATATTGGCAAACGCGTTATCGATCTGTCCCTGGCTGCCGCAAAGGCGCTGGATATGGATCATCAAGGTCTTGGCGATGTTGCCATTACCGTGATGTGCGAAAATAAAGGTCCGGTTGTTCCGGGGCAGAAGCCAGCGACGAACGCCTGA